CATGAATTGGGTATAGATGGTCTTGATGTTTTTCAGCGACGCGGCCTTTGACAGTATGTTGTGATGAACGTCGAAATAGGTTTCGCCATAGATGTTCACCCGGCCTTCGGTCAAAAGGTCCATGGTCTGGCCGATGGCCCCTTCAATGGTGTTTTCGACCGGAACTATCCCGAAATCCGCCTTGCCGTTCTCCACCGCCTTGAATACCGATTCAATGCCAGACTCCAGAGCGTATTTTGACGACGCCCCGAACAGCCGCATGGCCGCAAGATGCGAAAACGTGCCCGCCGGGCCCAGGCAGGCCACCAGTATTTCCTTTTCCACAGACCGGGTGGCGGAGAATATTTCCCTGAAAACGCCTTTAAGGGCTTCGCTAGAGAGCGGCCCCCGGTTGTTTTCCGCCACCCTCTTTAAAATCTCGTTTTCCCTGGACTGGACGTAGACCGGGGAATTCTTTTGTTTTTTCAGCTCCGCAATTTTTCTGGCCAGCCCTGCGCGCCGGTTTAACAGCTTTACAAGGTCGTCGTCTATGCGGTCTATCATCGCGCGGATGGCGCCCAGGTCGTCCATAAAGGAATTGCCCCATTGGTTCAGTATCGACATGCGAATCGTAAACCAAACGTGGCGCGCGTTCAACAGGCAAAACGCCCCTGCGGGATGGTATGGTATATTTGCATGATAAGGATATCGCGCCCCAACGCGGCGCGCGCGGCCTGGATGTAGCGCCGCCGGATTTTATGCGGCGCTCAATACCCCCGGTTAACCTGGAATTTAAACGTGAGCGTTTGGCTACTTGCTATTTGCGGTGTCAGCATGTTTCTGGTGCTGTTGTCCTGGCCCTCGGCGTGGCTGTCCTCGGCCGAATTAATACCATTTGGCATCCATGTCATTTGGGGCGTATTCGCCTGTTTTATCGTCATGTTAATGCTGTTCCTCACCATGTTTTATTTTATCGTCACAGGCAACGCCGTTACAAAGCTGGCCATGAGCGAGGAAGGAAGCTCCAAGTTCCACTACCGGAGCAAGCGGATAAAAAGAAGGCTGTTCATATGGATGCTGGTGAGCATGGGGGTCATTATGGCCGCCCCGATCTCTGGCGTCTCCCATTATTTGCTGGTGATCCCCAAATGGGAACACACTCTGGCGGCGGTGCTGGCTCTGGTATTCCAGGTAATCACGACGGCCCGGATTTACCACATGATGGCGGAGAACGCCCTTATAATAAAAGAGGCCTTCAAAGACATTGGGGCGTATGAAAGAAACCACTACCGGGATTACTGGGGCAAACTTACCGAAGAAGATCTGAAAGCCAGGGGAATTAGGGGGGGAATAAGGCCTTTAAAAAAAGGTTAGGCCTCCGCTTCTCCATTTTTCCCGCCGGAGAGAAGTCTTCCGGCGATCTCCTTGAAAAGTTCACCGCTTTTTTCGCCTGGCTCGGGTTTGGCCACAAACCCATCAGCTTGCGCCGCCGCGTCGAAAATCCCCCCTACCACCAGCGCCGGAACCGGGAAGGATCCAAGATTTTCCCTCGCCTGCCTGATGAACCGCCCCTCATGAGCTTTTGCGATGGAGGATTCCACAACCAAGAGCGCTGGTGCCGGGAATTTTCGCAAATATCCATCAGCCTCCACGATATTTTCCGCGGTTACTGACTCCACGCCTATTTCCGCTAAAAGCTCCGCAGTGGTTTCCCTGCTTTTTTCAACCGGATCCACAACCAGGGCATACGCCCCGGCCGGGGGCAGGCTCAAATAAAACACCGTCCCCTCCCCTTTGACCGATTCCACCGATATGGAGCCGCCATGGGCTTCCATCAGGTCCCGGCAATATGGCAGGCCCAGCCCTGTGCCCTTCTCCCCCCTGGAGCCCAAAGTGGTGGTCTTCACCTCGTGTTTGAAAAGGTCGGGCAGTATTTTCGGGTCTATTCCCGGACCGCTGTCTTTTATCGCGACAACATCGCTTTTGCCCTCCGGGATAAAGAAAACCACAGAATCCCCGGAATCCAGAAATTTTAAAGCGTTGGACAGCAGGTTCCTTATCACCTCGCCGTAAAGGCCCATGTCCGCAAAGATCATTGTCCCTTCCGGCGTCCGGTTTTCCACATTTATGTTTTTCATATCGGAGGCGTAAGCCATGCTGGCAATGTGCATGTCTATCAGCGGTTTGGCGTCGAGGAAAATCTTTTTGGCCCTTATCCTGCCCGTCTGGAGCCTGCTTATGTCCAGCAACTTGTCTATCATGGACAGCAGTCCGTCCCCGGCGGCCATGGCGCGGCGCAGGGGATCCAGTTCCAATACGCCCCCCTTTTGACCCACCTCCGACTCCATCAGGCGCAACATGCCTATGATGGAACCCAGCGGCGCCCGCAAATCGTGGGATACCAGCGACACAAACTTGTCTTTCAGCGCCGTGGCGTCTTCCGCGCGCTCCTTGGCCAGCTTCAGGGCTTCTTCATCCTTCATCCTGCGCGTCACGTCGCGGGCGATACCCTCCAGCGCCACCACCTCACCCCATGAGCCATAAACCAGCGAGTTGGAAAGCTCCATCCATACCGTTTCGCCGTCCTTGGACTCAAGCCGCAAAGTGACCGCGCGCTCCACGTCGCTGGCCATGTTGATGATGTCGCTCATCACATGGCGGTCGTCCTCATGGATGCATTCCAGCCAGAGCCTGTGGTTTTCGTAGTATTCCTCCGGCGTATATCCCAGCACGGCCACAATGGAGGGGGACACGTACTCCAGCCGGATGGACGGAGTAAGGCTGAACCGGTAAATGATGTCCCGTGCGTTCTCCACCAGCAGGCGGAACCGCCGTTCCTCCTCCACAAGCCTCATTTCCGCCTGCCGCCTCTTGCCTGCCATATACCCGATGGCGACAACCACCCCGGCGATGGACATTAACCACGCGGCCACAATCTGGTAGAACACCTTTTTGACGTGCGCCAGGTCCGTCCGCTGATGGTACGCGGCCCGCTCACCGGCGTTTTTCAGCTGGAGCATGGCTATGTTGTACATGGCGTCGAACCGGCGCATGGCCTGTTCGCCGGACGGGCCTGTTATTTCAGCCAGGTTGTTCCGGGTGAACCGCTCCAGGTCTTCTAAAAGCCGGGTGGTGTTCCGGAGCTTCTCCTTGATTACCGGGTCGCCCGTGTCCGGCGCCAGCCTTATGCTCTCGGCCATGGATTGGCTTGTTTCGGCGAAAATGGCATCCAGCTTTTCCATGTCCGGCTCATAAGCGGCCATGGAGGCCTCGTCCAGCCAAAGATGCCCCTCGGTAAGGAGTAGCTCCACATTCCTGATATGGCTGTGCAGAGCCACCTCTTTTTGCACGAGGCGTTCCCACACGAGGTTGCTGTATATGATGAGGCCCACGGCCGCCAGACCCACGAAGGCCACCGCGGCGATGGCGGGCCTGCCCGCTTTCCATCCGCCGCCCAAAAGCCGCCGGATGGCCCGGAGCGCCCGCCGGACAGGAGCCTTCCGCCGCTCCTGTCCGCCACGGAGCGGCCCGGCGCTCATACTTCGGCTCATAATCCCTTAAAGATAAGGTTAAACCCCGGCTGTGGAAAGCGTCGCCAGCAGAGCCTTGGCCTCGGCGGGAATGGCGCCCGGCTCCACCAGCCTCTTTTCGCCGGTCTTGCGCGTCTTAAGCTCCACTTTCCCCTCTGCCAAACCTTTTTTGCCGACCACCACCTGCAACGGGAACCCGATGAGGTCGGCGTCGTTGAATTTCACGCCGGAACGCACGTCCCGGTCGTCCAGTATGGGGTCGAACCCAGCGTCCATCAGGGCCTGGTATATCCCCTCCGCCGTTTTCACCACCTCGGCGTCATCCATGTTCAGGGGAACCACCGCCACGTCGAAAGGGGCGATGGCCGGGGGCCAGATAATCCCCTTGTCGTCGTGGTTCTGCTCTATGGCGGCGGCGGCGCTCCTGCCCACACCGATGCCGTAACAGCCCATTATCATGGGTTTGTCCTGTCCGGAAGCGTCCAGAAAAGTGGCTTTCATGGATTCGGAATACTTCACGCCCAGCTTGAAGATGTGCCCCACCTCTATGCCTTTGGCCAGCTTCATGGCGCCATCCCGGCACCGGGGGCAAGCGTCGCCCGCTATCACATTCCTGATATCGGCGTAAGTTGTAACGTTAAAATCTCGGTCCGGATTAACATTCACCAGATGGGTGTCCGCCTTGTTGGCTCCGGTGGCGGCGCCGCTCATCACTTTCACGGCGTTGTCGGCCACTATCCTGATTTTCATGCCGACAGGGCCCAGGAACCCGGCTGGGGCTCCGGTGGCGGCGGTAATCTCCTCATCGGCGGCCAGGGCCACTTCCACGGCTCCAAGTGCCCGGGCCAGTTTCACGTGGTTCACCTCGTGGTCGCCCCGGCAAAGGGCCGCCACTATCTCGCCGCCGTCTGTGCGGTAGATAAGGGTTTTAATGAGCATGGCGGGCTCCAACCCCAGGAAGGCGGAAACTTCCTCTATGCTCTTTTTACCCGGCGTGGGCGTATAGGCCATGGGTTTTTGCTCCGGCGCGCCGGATTGAGCAGGCGCGGATATTTCCACCTTCTCCACGTTGGCCGCATATTCACACTTGTCGCAATAGGCTATGGTGTCCTCGCCGGACTCGGCCAGCACCATGAACTCGTGGGAGAACGACCCGCCAATCTGCCCCGTATCCGCCTCCACCGCCCGGAACGAAAGGCCGAGCCTGCGGAATATGGCGTTATAAGCCCCGCGCATGGCCTCGTAATTTTTATTGGCCCCGTCGTCGTCCATGTCGAAACTGTACGCGTCTTTCATGGAAAACTCGCGGCCCCGCATCACGCCGAACCGGGGGCGGATTTCGTCCCGGAACTTGGTCTGTATCTGGTACAGGTTCACCGGCAGGTCGCGGTATGAGCGCACGTCACGCCGCACCAGGTCTGTCACCACCTCCTCGTGGGTGGGGCCGTAACAGAACTCCCGGTCGTGCCGGTCTTTCAGCCTCAACAATTCCTTGCCGTAAACGTCCCACCGGCCCGATTCCTTCCACAGCTCCGCGGGCTGTATGGAAGGCATGAACACCTCCATGGCCCCGGCGCGGTCCATCTCCTCTCGCACGATGTTCTCTATTTTGCGCACGGTCTTAAGCCCCAGCGGCAGAAGGGAGTAAACCCCGGCGGCCAGTTTTCTTATCATGCCGGCCCGCATCATAAGCCTGTGGCTGGCCACTTCGGCCTCGGAAGGAGCTTCTTTAAGCGTGGGAGCGTAGTATCTGGTAAATCTCATCCTGTGTGCCGCCTGAAAAATCGTTATTGTCTTATCGGGACATATTAGGTGAAAGGTTCCACCGGCGCAACATAACCCTCGTGGAAAAACAGGGCCGAAGCTTCACAACTGCGGCCAGGGCGTGTTATGGTTTATCGCGTCCGTCAACACAGGCGGAGGCATTAGCTTGATAAAGGAAACATGACGTTAAAAGATTTCACCCGCTCGTTCACCGAAAACTTCATGGGCTCGGCGCCTAAGTGGTACAAGCTCACGGTCATCGCATTCCTTGTCGTAAATCCCGCGCTAATGCTTCTGGCGGGAAAAACCGCGGCAGGATGGGTCCTGGTGGCGGAGTTCATATTCACCCTGGCAATGGCCTTAAAATGCTACCCGCTCCAGCCGGGCGGCCTTTTGGCGCTGGAGGCCATTGTCATGGGCATGTCCACCCCGGACAGGGTTTACGAGGAGGCCCATCATAATTTCCCGGTCATCATGTTACTCATGTTCATGGTGGCGGCGATTTTTTTCATGAAAGACCTCCTGCTTTACATATTCAGCAACGTGCTGGTGAAGATCCGCTCGAAAATCCTTATTTCCCTTTTGTTCTGCGCTTTGGGCGCGTTCCTTTCGGCCTTCCTGGACGCTCTCACCGTTGTGGCGGTGATTATGACCGTGGGCACGGGCTTTTACTCCGAGTACCACCGCCACGCCTCCGGGGCCGATATTGGAAAAGAGCGGGACCATTCCGACGATTCCCAGGTGAAGGAAGGACACAAGGAAGACCTGGAGGAGTTCCGCGGGTTCCTGCGTAACATCCTGATGCATGCGGCGGTGGGCACCGCTTTGGGGGGTGTGACAACTCTTGTGGGGGAGCCGCAAAACCTTTTAATAGCCCACGTGATGGGTTGGCATTTCGGCGAATTCTTCCATATCATGTCGCCGGTCACCATGCCCGTGCTTTTCATTGGGTTCCTGACCTGTATTGCGGTGGAAAAACTGAAAATCGCCGGGTACGGGCGGCAATTGCCGGATTCTGTAAGGGATGTGCTTCGAAACTACGCCGAGCGGGAGGCGCTAAAACTGGGCCCCAAAGACCGGGTTAAACTTGCCGTTCAGGCGGCCATGGGCGCAACGCTCATCATGGCGCTGGCGTTCCATGTGGCGGAAGTGGGGGTTATCGGGCTAAGCATGATAATCCTGCTTACGGCGTTGAACGGCATAACCGACGAGCATCAGTTGGGCCGGGCCTTCCATGAGGCGTTGCCGTTTACGGCCCTTATTGTGGTGTTTTTCGCCGTGGTGGCGGTTATCCACGACCAGGCTCTTTTCAAACCCATTGTGGACTGGACCATGACCCTTCGGGGACAAGGGCAGTTAATGGCGTTCTACGCCGCCAGCGGCGCGCTCTCCGCCGTAAGCGACAACGTTTTCGTGGCCACCATTTACATATCTGAAGCAAAAACTTTATTCGATGCGGGGTTAATAGACCTGGCCCAGTACAACCTTATAGCCGTGGCCATCAACACCGGCACCAACATACCCAGCGTGGCCACACCCAACGGCCAGGCGGCTTTTCTTTTCCTGCTCACATCCACGGTGGCGGCGCTGGTGCGGCTCTCCTACACCCGGATGCTCATCCTTGCCCTGCCATATACCATAACCATGACCACGGCGGGTTTCATAGCCGTGGCGTTCTGGCTGTAAACGCCGGGCGGGGTTTTAACCTTCCGCTTTAAGTGATTCGATATTTTTCTTGAGCGCTCCGGCGCGTTTTTTCATCTCCAGGGCGCCCAGAACGCCTTCCTCTGTGATGTAGCCTGTTATCAACTCCGGCGGCACGGACTCGAAATATACGTTGGCGCATATCTCCGGGTGAAGCTCCCATACCTCCTCCGGTTGGTTGCTTTCCATGTCTAACCCCAAACCGTCATCTGTGGCGTTTATTTTATACGTGTCCGCCGCAACCATGAATTTTACGCCCCGCTCCCGGGCCAACAGCGCCAGCTGGTAACTTCCAACCTTGTTGACGGCGCCCATGTCTGGCAATAAGGTGTCGGCGCCGATGAGGGCCATTCCGGCTTTCTCTATGAACACCCCCATCTGCGCGTCGGTAATCAGGGTTACCTCGGCCCCGGCGCTCCTGGCTGAAAGCGCCAGCTTGCGCCCCTCAAAAAGGGGCCGCCCCTCGGCGATAATCACCGGCGCGCCGCCGCCGCTTTCAAGCAGTATGTTCTCCACTGTGGAGGAGTAGCTTATGGTCATAACCGGGGCGCTGGAGGAAACCAAGCTCCCGCCCAGCGTGGCGATCTTCGCCATCCGTTCCGCCGCGTCTTCAGCCACCCGGGCGGCGGCCCATTGGGCCATGGTCACTCCGGGCCGCTCACCGTGCCCCACCACCAGCTCCCGGATTATCCTGTAATATTCCGCCGCCAGGTTGGCTATGGGGGCCATGGCCGGGCGGACGCCCGAAAGGGCCAAGGCGGTTTCCCGTGTGTTGGCCAGGGCCGTGCCGATATCCCGCCGGATGAAATACTCGAAGGCGTCCCGTAAAAACTCCACTCCCGTCAGGGCCAGCTGGGCCGCCCCCTTCTCCCGGTCGCCCCGAATGCGGGCCAATCCGTTATCTATAAATTCCATGTTTTCCATCGGGCGATTCTACACTCCACGGCCATCTTCATTCCACAATTAACCTGCGCATCGGGCCATGCTATAATCCGGAAACCACGCCCGCCGGAAGGTCCCATGCGGGCTCTCACGGAAGTAAAACGATGAAAGACACTATAAAGTTCGACATCCTTTATGGCCGGTGCCAAAAATGCGACGGCCCAGTTTTTTTCACCCAGACAATAGACTGGGACGGGAACAGGGTAAACTCGCTCCAGTGCTGGAACGGCCACTATGAAAGTATCCAGGTGGCGGAGTTCGAGTTTGTGGACGAGAAAAACCTGACACGGGAACAGATAGAAAGCATCCTGCCTTTC
This DNA window, taken from Nitrospinota bacterium, encodes the following:
- the pheA gene encoding prephenate dehydratase, which encodes MSILNQWGNSFMDDLGAIRAMIDRIDDDLVKLLNRRAGLARKIAELKKQKNSPVYVQSRENEILKRVAENNRGPLSSEALKGVFREIFSATRSVEKEILVACLGPAGTFSHLAAMRLFGASSKYALESGIESVFKAVENGKADFGIVPVENTIEGAIGQTMDLLTEGRVNIYGETYFDVHHNILSKAASLKNIKTIYTQFMPLGQCRGWLARNLPDVRIIETSSSSEAAIRAQKDKTGGAIGAAEAGAIYGLPILAGKIEDRPGNQTRFFVISLDKAPPSSKDKTSIVFSIKDSSGALHRILRPFASKGLNLSKIQSRPTKTPDWEYLFFVDFEGNLGDPGVQWALNRVKGQTQFFKALGSYPNART
- a CDS encoding PAS domain-containing sensor histidine kinase; translation: MSAGPLRGGQERRKAPVRRALRAIRRLLGGGWKAGRPAIAAVAFVGLAAVGLIIYSNLVWERLVQKEVALHSHIRNVELLLTEGHLWLDEASMAAYEPDMEKLDAIFAETSQSMAESIRLAPDTGDPVIKEKLRNTTRLLEDLERFTRNNLAEITGPSGEQAMRRFDAMYNIAMLQLKNAGERAAYHQRTDLAHVKKVFYQIVAAWLMSIAGVVVAIGYMAGKRRQAEMRLVEEERRFRLLVENARDIIYRFSLTPSIRLEYVSPSIVAVLGYTPEEYYENHRLWLECIHEDDRHVMSDIINMASDVERAVTLRLESKDGETVWMELSNSLVYGSWGEVVALEGIARDVTRRMKDEEALKLAKERAEDATALKDKFVSLVSHDLRAPLGSIIGMLRLMESEVGQKGGVLELDPLRRAMAAGDGLLSMIDKLLDISRLQTGRIRAKKIFLDAKPLIDMHIASMAYASDMKNINVENRTPEGTMIFADMGLYGEVIRNLLSNALKFLDSGDSVVFFIPEGKSDVVAIKDSGPGIDPKILPDLFKHEVKTTTLGSRGEKGTGLGLPYCRDLMEAHGGSISVESVKGEGTVFYLSLPPAGAYALVVDPVEKSRETTAELLAEIGVESVTAENIVEADGYLRKFPAPALLVVESSIAKAHEGRFIRQARENLGSFPVPALVVGGIFDAAAQADGFVAKPEPGEKSGELFKEIAGRLLSGGKNGEAEA
- a CDS encoding proline--tRNA ligase, which translates into the protein MRFTRYYAPTLKEAPSEAEVASHRLMMRAGMIRKLAAGVYSLLPLGLKTVRKIENIVREEMDRAGAMEVFMPSIQPAELWKESGRWDVYGKELLRLKDRHDREFCYGPTHEEVVTDLVRRDVRSYRDLPVNLYQIQTKFRDEIRPRFGVMRGREFSMKDAYSFDMDDDGANKNYEAMRGAYNAIFRRLGLSFRAVEADTGQIGGSFSHEFMVLAESGEDTIAYCDKCEYAANVEKVEISAPAQSGAPEQKPMAYTPTPGKKSIEEVSAFLGLEPAMLIKTLIYRTDGGEIVAALCRGDHEVNHVKLARALGAVEVALAADEEITAATGAPAGFLGPVGMKIRIVADNAVKVMSGAATGANKADTHLVNVNPDRDFNVTTYADIRNVIAGDACPRCRDGAMKLAKGIEVGHIFKLGVKYSESMKATFLDASGQDKPMIMGCYGIGVGRSAAAAIEQNHDDKGIIWPPAIAPFDVAVVPLNMDDAEVVKTAEGIYQALMDAGFDPILDDRDVRSGVKFNDADLIGFPLQVVVGKKGLAEGKVELKTRKTGEKRLVEPGAIPAEAKALLATLSTAGV
- the nhaB gene encoding sodium/proton antiporter NhaB: MTLKDFTRSFTENFMGSAPKWYKLTVIAFLVVNPALMLLAGKTAAGWVLVAEFIFTLAMALKCYPLQPGGLLALEAIVMGMSTPDRVYEEAHHNFPVIMLLMFMVAAIFFMKDLLLYIFSNVLVKIRSKILISLLFCALGAFLSAFLDALTVVAVIMTVGTGFYSEYHRHASGADIGKERDHSDDSQVKEGHKEDLEEFRGFLRNILMHAAVGTALGGVTTLVGEPQNLLIAHVMGWHFGEFFHIMSPVTMPVLFIGFLTCIAVEKLKIAGYGRQLPDSVRDVLRNYAEREALKLGPKDRVKLAVQAAMGATLIMALAFHVAEVGVIGLSMIILLTALNGITDEHQLGRAFHEALPFTALIVVFFAVVAVIHDQALFKPIVDWTMTLRGQGQLMAFYAASGALSAVSDNVFVATIYISEAKTLFDAGLIDLAQYNLIAVAINTGTNIPSVATPNGQAAFLFLLTSTVAALVRLSYTRMLILALPYTITMTTAGFIAVAFWL